One region of Oncorhynchus nerka isolate Pitt River linkage group LG22, Oner_Uvic_2.0, whole genome shotgun sequence genomic DNA includes:
- the LOC115105521 gene encoding flotillin-2a isoform X3 encodes MTLQPKCEDVETAEGVAITVTGVAQVKVMVDNELLGYACEQFLGKSVIEIKSVILQTLEGHLRSILGTLTVEQIYQDRDRFAALVREVAAPDVGRMGIEILSFTIKDVYDKVEYLSSLGKSQTAAVQRDADIGVAEAERDAGIREADCKKEMMDVKFQADTKMADSKRGLEMQKAAFNQEVNTKKAEAQLAYELQAAKEQQKIRLEEIEIEVVQRKKQITIEEKEIDRTEKELIATVKRPAEAEAYKMQQLAEGQKMKKVLTAQAEAEKIRRIGEAEAGSIEAIGKAEAEKMRLKAEAYQHYGDAAKTALVLEALPKIAAKVAAPLARTNEIVILSGDGGRVTGEVNRLLAELPVSVNALTGVDLMKIPLLQKMINPQA; translated from the exons ATGACCCTGCAGCCCAAGTGTGAGGATGTAGAGACAGCGGAGGGTGTAGCTATTACTGTCACTGGGGTGGCACAG GTGAAGGTGATGGTAGACAATGAGCTGCTGGGCTATGCCTGTGAACAGTTCCTGGGGAAATCTGTGATCGAGATAAAGAGTGTCATTCTGCAGACCCTGGAGGGTCATCTACGCTCTATCCTCG GTACTCTGACGGTAGAGCAGATCTACCAAGACAGAGACAGGTTTGCTGCTCTTGTGCGGGAGGTGGCAGCGCCTGATGTGGGCCGCATGGGCATCGAGATCCTCAGCTTCACCATCAAG GATGTGTATGATAAAGTGGAGTACCTGAGTTCCCTGGGGAAGAGTCAGACGGCCGCAGTACAGAGAGATGCCGATATTGGAGTGgccgaggcagagagagacgcgGGAATCAGG GAAGCAGATTGTAAGAAAGAGATGATGGACGTCAAGTTCCAAGCAGACACCAAGATGGCCGATTCGAAACGAGGGCTGGAGATGCAGAAGGCTGCTTTCAATCAAGAAGTCAACACGAAG AAAGCAGAAGCCCAGCTGGCCTATGAGCTGCAGGCTGCCAAGGAGCAGCAGAAGATCCGTTTGGAGGAGATCGAGATCGAGGTGGTTCAGAGGAAGAAGCAGATCACCAtcgaggagaaggagattgaccgCACAGAAAAGGAGCTCATCGCCACAGTCAAGAGGCCGGCTGAGGCTGAGGCCTACAAGATGCAGCAGCTGGCCGAGGGACAGAA GATGAAGAAGGTGCTGACTGCCCAGGCAGAGGCAGAGAAGATCCGTCGTATCGGTGAGGCAGAGGCCGGTTCCATAGAGGCTATAGGGAAGGCTGAGGCTGAGAAGATGAGGCTGAAGGCTGAGGCCTACCAGCATTATGGAGATGCTGCAAAGACTGCTCTGGTCCTAGAGGCCCTGCCTAAG ATTGCTGCCAAGGTTGCGGCACCCCTGGCCCGGACCAATGAGATCGTCATCCTGAGCGGGGACGGTGGCCGTGTGACCGGCGAGGTGAACCGCCTATTAGCTGAGCTCCCTGTGTCCGTCAACGCACTCACAGGGGTGGACCTGATGaag